In Candidatus Nanosynbacter lyticus, one genomic interval encodes:
- a CDS encoding NUDIX hydrolase encodes MRTSNFDKIKKYFGGSKKPLIQEIVREPTAGGVIFRRNKKGEAEFLLYQDARDRWTIPKGHIEPGETAQVTARREIGEETGLKKIELHGWLGKVNFRYRRIDKLVLMTTQVYLVKALDPNERLQKEEWMNGLKWFSFHEALDEVEYEDIGKLILLAMKRIRQENL; translated from the coding sequence GTGAGAACAAGCAACTTTGATAAGATAAAAAAATATTTTGGCGGTAGTAAGAAACCGCTGATTCAGGAAATTGTACGTGAGCCAACCGCTGGTGGTGTTATTTTTCGTCGTAATAAAAAGGGTGAGGCAGAATTTTTGCTATATCAAGATGCTCGCGACCGCTGGACAATTCCCAAAGGTCATATTGAGCCGGGTGAAACGGCTCAGGTGACAGCACGTAGGGAAATCGGCGAGGAGACTGGACTGAAGAAAATTGAACTGCACGGCTGGCTGGGCAAGGTGAATTTTCGTTATCGTCGAATCGATAAATTGGTATTGATGACAACGCAAGTTTATCTAGTTAAGGCGTTGGATCCTAATGAGAGACTCCAAAAGGAAGAGTGGATGAATGGTCTTAAATGGTTTAGTTTTCATGAGGCGCTGGATGAAGTTGAATATGAAGATATTGGCAAGCTGATTCTTTTGGCGATGAAGCGAATTAGACAGGAGAACTTGTAG
- the nusB gene encoding transcription antitermination factor NusB yields the protein MASNRHLGRIVALQTLYEYEFRAEVGDAGIDYKSILQRNLAEYKSSVDDVEFVDNLVSGVLANQMELDEKLKPLAPEWPIDQLSRVDRTVLRIGLYELLYCADTVPPKVVINEAVELAKAFGSDNSGKFVNGVLGTALRTLVEESDSENKQL from the coding sequence ATGGCATCAAACCGTCATTTAGGACGAATTGTCGCGTTGCAGACACTGTATGAATATGAGTTTCGTGCAGAGGTGGGCGATGCTGGTATTGACTACAAAAGTATCTTACAGCGTAATTTAGCGGAGTATAAATCATCCGTTGATGACGTTGAATTTGTTGATAATCTAGTTAGTGGCGTACTGGCGAATCAGATGGAATTGGACGAAAAGCTAAAACCTTTAGCTCCAGAGTGGCCAATTGACCAGCTATCTAGGGTTGATAGAACAGTTCTAAGAATTGGTTTGTATGAATTGCTCTACTGTGCAGATACGGTTCCGCCAAAAGTGGTGATTAATGAGGCGGTAGAACTAGCAAAAGCGTTCGGTTCGGATAACTCGGGTAAGTTTGTGAATGGCGTGCTAGGCACGGCGCTCCGTACTCTCGTGGAGGAATCCGACAGTGAGAACAAGCAACTTTGA